In the Devosia sp. SL43 genome, one interval contains:
- a CDS encoding ABC transporter ATP-binding protein: protein MANVVLSNVSKSYGNLEVIEGLNLAIDDGSFTVFVGPSGCGKSTLLRMIAGLEPITRGTLEIDGKAMNEADPIERGVAMVFQNYALYPHMTVEQNIGFSLRMACLSKEDIARRVAIAAQTLQIEPLLKRKPGQLSGGQRQRVAIGRAIVRDPEVFLFDEPLSNLDAELRVSMRVEIAKLHNTLGSTMIYVTHDQTEAMTLADKIVVMRDGKIEQAGTPEELYDNPDNLFVAGFIGSPRMNFLRGTFGAGQLRLETGAEWTAKGPDGPVLVGVRPEHFVDAGQGAGDISVKVDVVENLGGTRFVYGTLGTGESVVVEARERTGIRAGEQISFGITPDRAMLFSPTGTRLRNI, encoded by the coding sequence ATGGCGAATGTCGTGCTGAGTAATGTCAGCAAATCCTATGGCAATCTCGAGGTGATCGAGGGGCTCAATCTCGCCATCGACGACGGCTCCTTCACGGTGTTCGTGGGGCCGTCGGGATGCGGCAAGTCGACCTTGCTGCGCATGATTGCCGGGCTCGAACCGATCACCAGGGGCACACTTGAAATCGACGGTAAGGCGATGAACGAGGCCGATCCGATCGAGCGCGGCGTGGCCATGGTGTTCCAGAACTACGCGCTGTATCCCCATATGACGGTCGAGCAGAATATCGGCTTTTCGCTGCGCATGGCATGCCTCAGCAAGGAGGATATCGCCAGGCGCGTTGCCATCGCGGCGCAGACCTTGCAGATCGAGCCGCTGCTCAAGCGCAAGCCCGGCCAGCTGTCCGGTGGCCAGCGCCAGCGCGTCGCTATCGGCCGCGCCATTGTCCGGGATCCCGAGGTCTTCCTGTTCGACGAACCGCTCTCCAATCTCGACGCCGAGTTGCGCGTCTCGATGCGGGTGGAGATCGCCAAGCTGCACAATACGCTGGGTTCGACGATGATCTATGTCACCCACGACCAGACCGAGGCGATGACGCTGGCTGACAAGATCGTGGTGATGCGCGACGGCAAGATCGAGCAGGCGGGGACGCCCGAGGAGCTCTACGACAACCCGGACAATCTGTTTGTCGCCGGTTTCATCGGCTCACCCCGCATGAACTTCCTGCGCGGCACGTTCGGCGCTGGCCAGCTGCGGCTTGAAACCGGTGCCGAATGGACGGCAAAGGGTCCGGATGGTCCCGTGCTGGTCGGTGTGCGCCCCGAACATTTTGTCGACGCCGGCCAAGGGGCTGGCGACATCTCAGTCAAGGTCGACGTGGTCGAAAACCTGGGCGGCACGCGCTTCGTCTATGGCACGCTCGGCACCGGCGAAAGTGTCGTCGTCGAGGCGCGAGAACGGACCGGCATCAGGGCCGGGGAGCAGATTTCCTTCGGCATCACGCCCGATCGGGCGATGCTGTTTTCACCCACCGGCACCCGACTGCGGAACATCTGA
- a CDS encoding glycoside hydrolase family 95 protein yields MTHELWYNKPATEWTDALPVGNGRLGAMVHGGVGREELQLNESTLWSGGPYQPTNPEALPNLAQVRELILAGRYEEAHALTQDHLLAKPYLQMSYQPAGNLFLDFKQHEAIAGSYRRKLDLTTGVATTSYGLLGSGLDPDAPQFTRQVFVSAADDLIVLRVVSSVPGTLAFEAWLDSPQEGDIVAGDASVLSYRGHNFGKHGVPGQLTFGIDLNLRVEGGNVERRGRRLVVRDATSALLLIDMATSFTRFDDVSGDPEARLVARRQKLDALDFDTLLAKHISTHRAQFDRLEIDLGTGRSDLPTDERIANFAKGDDPALAALYVQYGRYLMISSSRPGTQPSTLQGIWNKETRPPWGSKYTANINLQMNYWLPDAANLPQMMEPVIALAEDLAISGAEMARSHYDARGWVMHHNTDIWRATGPVDGAAWGVWPTGGAWLMAQLWDHARFEGRPESLVRRLYEPLKGAVQFALDILVPLPGTDYLVTVPSISPENRHPFGSSLCAGPTMDNQILRDLFGAFAEAATQLGKDADLSSAALAARQRLPEHRIGKAGQLQEWMEDWDMDVPEIHHRHVSHLYGLYPSDQIDLDRTPELAAAVRRSLEIRGDEATGWGIGWRINLWARLREGDRAHAVLQLLLSPSRSYANLFDAHPPFQIDGNFGGAAGILEMLVQSSEGVIRLLPALPPSWPKGELRGVRTRGGVELDFAWDNGMVCWLKARSATNRSITVHAGQTIKMDLHANQVTQHEFSTDRS; encoded by the coding sequence ATGACCCACGAACTCTGGTACAATAAACCGGCCACCGAGTGGACGGACGCTCTACCTGTGGGCAATGGGCGCCTCGGCGCCATGGTGCATGGCGGCGTCGGGCGTGAGGAACTGCAGCTCAATGAGTCCACCCTCTGGTCCGGCGGCCCCTACCAGCCGACCAACCCCGAGGCGCTGCCAAATCTGGCACAGGTACGCGAACTGATTCTTGCGGGACGCTATGAGGAGGCGCATGCGCTGACGCAGGACCATCTCCTCGCCAAGCCATATCTGCAGATGAGCTACCAGCCGGCAGGCAATCTGTTCCTCGATTTCAAGCAGCATGAAGCTATCGCCGGCAGCTATCGGCGCAAGCTCGACCTGACGACTGGCGTTGCAACCACAAGCTATGGTCTGCTCGGCAGTGGCCTCGATCCAGACGCGCCGCAGTTCACCCGGCAGGTCTTTGTCTCGGCAGCCGATGACCTGATCGTGTTGCGCGTGGTGTCCTCGGTTCCAGGTACGCTGGCCTTCGAAGCCTGGCTCGACAGCCCGCAGGAGGGCGACATCGTCGCGGGCGACGCCAGTGTCTTGTCCTATCGCGGACACAACTTCGGCAAACATGGCGTGCCCGGGCAGCTAACCTTTGGCATCGATTTGAACCTGCGCGTCGAAGGCGGCAATGTCGAGCGTCGCGGCAGGCGCCTCGTGGTCCGCGACGCGACTTCAGCGCTCTTGCTCATCGATATGGCCACCAGCTTCACCCGCTTTGACGATGTTTCCGGTGACCCCGAAGCGCGCCTCGTCGCACGACGCCAGAAGCTGGACGCACTCGATTTCGACACCTTGCTGGCCAAACATATCTCAACACATCGCGCCCAATTCGACCGGCTGGAAATCGATCTCGGCACCGGCCGAAGTGATCTGCCGACCGACGAGCGGATCGCCAATTTCGCCAAGGGTGACGATCCCGCATTGGCAGCCCTCTACGTGCAGTATGGCCGCTACCTGATGATCAGCTCCAGCCGCCCCGGCACCCAACCGTCGACCTTGCAGGGCATCTGGAACAAGGAAACCAGGCCCCCCTGGGGCAGCAAATACACCGCCAATATCAATCTGCAGATGAACTATTGGCTACCTGACGCGGCCAACCTGCCTCAGATGATGGAGCCGGTCATTGCTCTGGCCGAAGACCTCGCCATATCAGGCGCAGAAATGGCGCGGTCGCATTACGATGCTCGTGGCTGGGTGATGCACCACAATACCGATATCTGGCGGGCCACCGGCCCCGTCGATGGCGCAGCCTGGGGCGTCTGGCCCACCGGTGGCGCCTGGCTCATGGCACAGCTCTGGGATCACGCCCGGTTCGAAGGGCGTCCCGAGTCACTCGTGCGACGGCTCTATGAGCCGCTCAAGGGCGCGGTGCAGTTCGCGCTCGATATTCTGGTGCCGCTGCCAGGGACCGACTATCTGGTCACCGTGCCCTCCATTTCTCCGGAAAATCGCCATCCCTTCGGCTCGTCACTTTGCGCCGGACCAACCATGGACAACCAGATCCTGCGCGACTTGTTTGGAGCCTTTGCCGAAGCCGCCACGCAACTGGGCAAGGATGCCGACTTGTCGTCCGCGGCGCTGGCAGCGCGCCAGCGCCTGCCCGAGCATCGCATCGGCAAAGCCGGCCAGCTTCAGGAGTGGATGGAGGATTGGGACATGGATGTTCCCGAAATCCACCACCGCCACGTCTCACACCTCTATGGCCTCTATCCGAGCGACCAGATCGACTTGGATAGGACGCCCGAACTGGCAGCTGCGGTACGCCGATCCCTCGAAATCCGCGGCGATGAGGCCACGGGTTGGGGCATTGGCTGGCGCATCAACCTCTGGGCTCGCCTGCGCGAGGGCGACCGTGCCCATGCGGTGCTTCAACTGCTGCTCAGCCCGTCCCGCAGTTATGCCAACCTCTTCGACGCCCACCCACCCTTCCAGATCGACGGCAATTTCGGCGGCGCTGCCGGTATTCTGGAAATGCTGGTGCAATCGAGCGAGGGTGTAATCCGGCTGCTGCCCGCTTTGCCACCAAGCTGGCCGAAGGGCGAGTTGCGCGGCGTGCGAACGCGGGGTGGCGTCGAGCTCGATTTCGCCTGGGACAACGGCATGGTCTGCTGGCTCAAGGCACGAAGCGCAACAAACCGGTCGATCACGGTCCATGCCGGGCAGACTATCAAAATGGATCTACACGCAAATCAGGTCACGCAGCACGAATTCAGTACAGACCGGTCCTAA
- a CDS encoding carbohydrate ABC transporter permease gives MIGRVPWWTVILVGVVATIWVIPVLGIVVTSIRPPSEVQLGWWRLDTVSFTLDAWTRVWSEYPLAQAFWFTGMLAAIATLGTMLLAPVAAYAFHFLKFRFRRLLLIIIINAFVLPQQVVVIPLFILWRDLKLIDNIAAVLIPYVGLSFAWSIFLVKNFLEDFPKELIEAAKIDGCGPISTLRHVVLPNATSPIFAVGVLQFLWTWNALLLPMLYLRSMQPLPVLLTKVSGTYESNWDLRSVAAIVTTIVPLIVFVVFQRQFAAGSQTRTGAKE, from the coding sequence ATGATCGGTCGCGTTCCGTGGTGGACCGTCATCCTCGTCGGGGTGGTCGCCACCATCTGGGTCATTCCAGTATTGGGCATCGTCGTCACCTCCATCCGCCCACCCAGCGAGGTGCAGTTGGGCTGGTGGCGCCTCGACACGGTGAGCTTTACCCTCGACGCTTGGACCCGCGTGTGGTCGGAATACCCGCTGGCGCAGGCATTCTGGTTTACCGGAATGCTGGCAGCCATCGCGACGCTTGGTACTATGCTGTTGGCACCCGTCGCGGCCTATGCGTTCCACTTCCTCAAGTTCCGTTTCCGACGGCTGCTGCTCATCATCATCATCAACGCCTTCGTGCTGCCGCAGCAGGTGGTCGTCATCCCGCTATTCATCCTGTGGCGCGATCTCAAGCTCATCGACAACATAGCAGCGGTGTTGATTCCCTATGTCGGCCTCAGCTTTGCCTGGTCGATCTTTCTCGTGAAGAACTTCCTTGAGGACTTTCCCAAGGAGCTGATTGAGGCGGCAAAGATTGACGGTTGCGGGCCGATTTCGACGCTGCGCCACGTGGTGCTGCCCAATGCCACGAGCCCGATCTTCGCGGTTGGCGTATTGCAGTTCCTTTGGACCTGGAATGCCCTGCTGCTTCCGATGCTTTACCTGCGCAGCATGCAGCCGCTGCCAGTCCTGCTCACCAAGGTATCGGGCACCTACGAGAGCAACTGGGACCTCCGGTCTGTCGCAGCCATCGTCACCACCATTGTGCCACTGATCGTCTTCGTGGTCTTCCAACGTCAATTCGCCGCCGGGTCGCAGACCCGCACAGGGGCAAAAGAGTGA
- a CDS encoding extracellular solute-binding protein, translating to MFNRTLRRRTVLAGAMFAALAGVSSIALAQELSGELVILQWQTGTDGQMWKDIEAKFTELNPGVTIREFQPAGGQGDARGGMRTALLGGEVVDIIINTWPAFRAELVNSGILRPVDDQWASFGLDDKLSQAWRDLGSIDGTTYGVTYTYGDRSAIWYKTAQLEKAGITPPQTWEEFLASFEKLKAAGYPAPVVIPAKYWAHTEWFETLLLRTAGVEFAADLASHQVPWTDPKVKVALMKYGEMLQAGCCADAATMLATEEPYPTLYTSEESNYLLFGMWTNSALKNDLGLTEGVDYSIFQFPSLGMGFDDTASVDAKELNVTTNGANPAAADAFLDFIVGPEASTILATYGYASPSTAMDASLLGPVQQIATGAVATSKVQFVLGDLLPGDLVDEYRVQLQKFLQDPSEANVDTVLAAIEAKAATAY from the coding sequence ATGTTCAACCGCACTTTGCGGCGCCGTACCGTGTTGGCCGGCGCCATGTTCGCAGCTCTTGCAGGCGTCAGTTCCATTGCCCTGGCGCAGGAACTGAGCGGCGAACTCGTCATCCTGCAGTGGCAGACGGGCACGGACGGCCAGATGTGGAAAGACATCGAAGCCAAGTTCACGGAACTGAACCCCGGCGTCACCATCCGCGAGTTCCAGCCCGCCGGTGGGCAGGGTGATGCGCGTGGTGGCATGCGCACTGCGCTGCTGGGCGGCGAAGTTGTCGACATCATCATCAATACCTGGCCGGCCTTCCGCGCCGAGCTAGTCAATTCCGGCATCCTGCGTCCGGTCGATGACCAGTGGGCCAGCTTTGGCCTGGACGACAAGCTCAGCCAAGCCTGGCGCGACCTGGGCAGCATCGACGGCACAACCTATGGCGTGACCTATACATACGGCGACCGCTCGGCCATCTGGTACAAGACGGCACAGCTCGAAAAGGCGGGCATCACCCCGCCCCAGACCTGGGAAGAATTTCTCGCCAGTTTCGAAAAGCTCAAGGCGGCTGGCTATCCGGCTCCCGTGGTGATCCCGGCAAAATACTGGGCCCATACCGAGTGGTTCGAAACGCTGCTGCTGCGAACCGCTGGCGTCGAATTCGCTGCCGACCTGGCCAGTCACCAGGTCCCCTGGACCGACCCCAAGGTCAAGGTGGCACTGATGAAGTATGGCGAAATGCTGCAGGCCGGATGCTGCGCCGATGCGGCGACGATGCTCGCCACTGAGGAGCCCTATCCGACGCTCTACACGTCCGAAGAGTCCAACTACCTTCTGTTCGGCATGTGGACCAATTCTGCGCTCAAGAACGATCTTGGGCTGACCGAAGGCGTCGACTATTCGATCTTCCAGTTCCCCTCGCTCGGCATGGGATTTGACGACACGGCAAGCGTCGATGCCAAGGAACTGAACGTCACCACCAACGGCGCTAACCCGGCCGCCGCTGATGCCTTCCTCGACTTCATTGTCGGGCCAGAGGCATCAACAATCCTGGCCACCTACGGCTATGCCTCGCCGAGCACGGCGATGGATGCGTCCCTGCTGGGGCCGGTCCAACAGATCGCTACTGGAGCGGTTGCCACCTCCAAGGTGCAGTTCGTACTGGGTGACCTCCTGCCGGGTGATCTGGTCGACGAATATCGCGTGCAGTTGCAGAAGTTCCTGCAGGATCCGAGCGAGGCAAATGTCGACACGGTGCTCGCCGCGATCGAGGCCAAGGCAGCGACGGCCTACTGA
- a CDS encoding alpha-amylase family protein, translated as MTNIRTNKPLRYRQIHLDFHTSEHIPGIGQDFDAADFVATFKKAHVDSVTIFAKCHHGWAYYPTEVGAPHPNLARPDLLGEMVDALNAADIECPIYITVQWDERNARLHPEWRARSATANRFDPGQLTAGWHTLCLNHKAYRDELLAMAREVATRYATPGIFFDIVLTPDCVCQACLDTMTEQNLDPENPVDRLTKDEWVNEVFRTEMSAALNAEFPGLRIFYNCGHIHKQGPERFAPYSHLELESLPTGGWGYSHFPASARYAATLGLDFVAHTGKFHTSWGEFGGFKHPDALEYEAAQMVAMGSKCLVGDQLHPNGAINPDTYASIGPAYARVEKLEPYLEGAKQVSEVAILSAEYFHHAGDRNNNADDGAAQMLQELQQPFDVIDPSADFARYRVIILPDEVPVEGTLANRFRDYLAGGGTVLMSGISALQDDGSFSIPAGIRNTGPVAFDPSYLHASRDLDASMTETPFVVYGRAQTIVAEGAKVLAEVVPPYFNRSYQHFSSHAHAPDDTTAEPLGAGVTIHNGVAYVAYPIFSIYRAMGQPLYRYLVRGLLKRLLPDPALTTDLPSSGRASLTHQDERRRHVLHLLYGAPQVRGNAVPTNSGVRVMEMIEDIPSIGPVTVKVRLPKAPSRAFEVVSGEPVAVTDLGGGQYGVTLDRLRIHAAVVFEHG; from the coding sequence GTGACCAATATCCGTACCAACAAGCCGCTGCGCTATCGCCAGATCCACCTCGACTTCCACACCTCGGAGCATATTCCGGGCATTGGCCAGGATTTCGACGCCGCCGACTTCGTCGCGACCTTCAAGAAAGCCCATGTGGATTCGGTGACGATCTTCGCCAAGTGTCATCATGGCTGGGCCTATTACCCGACCGAAGTCGGCGCGCCGCATCCGAACCTGGCTCGTCCGGACCTGCTCGGCGAGATGGTCGACGCGCTCAACGCGGCCGATATCGAATGCCCTATCTACATCACCGTGCAGTGGGACGAGCGCAACGCTCGACTGCATCCGGAGTGGCGCGCCCGCTCGGCCACGGCCAATCGGTTCGATCCCGGCCAGCTCACGGCCGGCTGGCACACGCTCTGCCTCAACCACAAGGCCTACCGTGACGAGTTGCTGGCCATGGCGCGAGAAGTGGCGACACGCTACGCCACGCCCGGCATCTTCTTCGATATCGTGCTGACGCCGGATTGCGTCTGTCAGGCATGCCTCGACACTATGACCGAGCAGAACCTGGACCCGGAGAACCCGGTTGATCGTCTGACCAAGGATGAATGGGTCAACGAGGTGTTCCGCACCGAGATGAGCGCGGCGCTCAATGCGGAGTTCCCCGGCCTGCGCATCTTCTACAATTGCGGTCACATCCATAAGCAGGGCCCGGAGCGCTTTGCGCCCTACAGCCATCTCGAACTCGAAAGCCTGCCGACAGGCGGCTGGGGCTACAGCCACTTTCCGGCAAGCGCCCGCTATGCGGCAACGCTTGGCCTCGACTTCGTCGCCCATACCGGCAAGTTCCACACCTCTTGGGGCGAGTTCGGCGGCTTCAAGCATCCCGATGCTCTCGAATACGAAGCGGCACAGATGGTGGCGATGGGCTCGAAATGCCTCGTCGGCGACCAATTGCACCCTAACGGCGCGATCAACCCAGATACCTATGCCTCAATCGGCCCCGCTTATGCGCGAGTGGAAAAGCTTGAGCCCTATCTTGAAGGCGCCAAACAGGTTTCAGAAGTCGCAATTCTCTCGGCGGAATACTTCCACCATGCCGGCGACCGCAACAACAATGCCGACGACGGCGCGGCGCAGATGCTGCAGGAACTCCAGCAGCCATTCGACGTGATCGATCCGAGCGCCGATTTCGCACGCTACCGCGTCATCATTCTGCCCGATGAGGTGCCGGTCGAAGGCACTCTGGCGAACCGGTTCCGCGACTACCTCGCCGGCGGCGGCACAGTTTTGATGAGCGGCATTTCGGCGCTACAGGACGATGGCTCCTTCTCGATTCCAGCGGGCATCCGCAATACCGGCCCAGTAGCGTTCGATCCGTCTTACCTGCACGCCAGCCGCGATCTTGACGCGTCGATGACCGAGACGCCGTTCGTTGTCTATGGCCGAGCCCAGACTATCGTCGCCGAAGGCGCAAAGGTACTGGCCGAGGTGGTCCCACCCTATTTCAACCGAAGCTACCAGCATTTCTCGTCCCATGCCCATGCGCCCGATGACACCACCGCCGAGCCGCTCGGCGCGGGCGTGACCATCCACAACGGCGTGGCCTATGTGGCCTATCCGATCTTCTCAATCTATCGCGCTATGGGCCAGCCGCTCTATCGCTATCTGGTGCGCGGCCTGCTCAAGAGGCTCCTGCCTGACCCGGCCCTCACCACCGATCTTCCGAGCTCTGGTCGGGCTTCCCTGACCCACCAGGACGAACGCAGGCGCCACGTTCTGCACCTGCTCTACGGCGCGCCACAGGTGCGCGGCAATGCGGTGCCCACCAATAGTGGCGTTCGGGTGATGGAAATGATCGAGGACATTCCCTCCATCGGTCCTGTCACCGTCAAAGTCCGGCTGCCCAAGGCACCCAGCCGAGCCTTCGAAGTGGTGTCGGGCGAGCCCGTGGCCGTTACCGATCTGGGTGGTGGGCAGTATGGCGTGACGCTCGACCGGCTGCGCATCCACGCCGCGGTGGTATTCGAGCATGGCTAG
- a CDS encoding LacI family DNA-binding transcriptional regulator, translating to MTDQTITRPRPATIIDVAREAGVAVGTVSRYINGLPIRGGNRERIAQVIEELGYRRNSAAASIKTNTTHIVGLLVPAIGEFHAALLDQLTRRMRQTGRAVLCYCHDTEPTSFMEGLEFFATHRVDAVVMDGHEELRQRLAPYIAEGMLVVLYDNDLPGLHADRVIVENRRASKRLVDHVLDLGHKRVAILHGNLRDSVARDRLEGYRDALKAHGVAEIPELLMDAGWSEQRAYSGMGDLMALPNPPTAVFGANYNMSIGALRWLQDHGVSIPEDMSLVSFDDVPAFSVHLPGITAVGQPVEKIAETIVSTLQQRLMQGAPSGKRTVRIDADITLRGSTRRLRR from the coding sequence ATGACCGACCAGACCATCACCAGGCCACGCCCGGCCACCATCATCGACGTTGCCAGGGAAGCCGGTGTCGCGGTGGGTACGGTATCGCGCTACATCAACGGCCTGCCCATTCGCGGCGGCAATCGCGAGCGGATCGCCCAGGTGATCGAGGAGCTGGGTTATCGCCGCAACAGCGCAGCTGCGTCGATCAAGACCAATACAACCCACATCGTGGGCCTTTTGGTGCCGGCGATCGGCGAGTTCCACGCCGCTTTGCTCGACCAGTTGACGCGCCGCATGCGCCAGACCGGGCGCGCCGTCCTCTGCTATTGCCACGATACCGAGCCGACCTCCTTCATGGAGGGGCTGGAATTCTTTGCCACGCATCGCGTCGACGCGGTGGTGATGGACGGTCACGAGGAGCTGCGGCAGCGCCTCGCGCCCTATATCGCCGAGGGAATGCTGGTGGTGCTTTATGACAATGACCTGCCTGGCCTGCACGCCGACCGCGTCATTGTTGAAAACCGCCGCGCCAGCAAAAGGCTGGTCGATCACGTGCTCGATCTCGGGCACAAGCGCGTCGCCATTCTCCACGGCAACCTGCGCGACTCGGTGGCGCGCGATCGCCTCGAAGGCTATCGCGATGCGCTCAAGGCTCATGGCGTGGCCGAAATTCCCGAGCTGCTGATGGATGCCGGCTGGAGCGAACAGCGTGCCTATAGTGGCATGGGTGACCTGATGGCGCTGCCCAATCCGCCCACCGCCGTGTTCGGCGCCAATTACAACATGAGCATCGGCGCACTGCGCTGGTTGCAGGATCACGGCGTGTCTATCCCCGAAGACATGTCGCTGGTCAGCTTTGACGACGTGCCCGCTTTTTCGGTGCATCTGCCCGGCATTACCGCGGTCGGCCAGCCAGTCGAAAAGATCGCGGAGACCATCGTCTCCACGCTACAGCAGCGTCTGATGCAGGGGGCCCCCTCGGGCAAGCGCACCGTCCGCATCGACGCAGATATCACTTTAAGGGGCTCGACCCGTCGCCTGCGACGCTAA
- a CDS encoding carbohydrate ABC transporter permease yields the protein MEQTVAHHAAGPAGTSSPKGGGRLRLPATRGFRLKDAPAAWLLIAPVIVLFGISVIYPLIDTIRLSFFDIKGLAPAKWVGLGNYVTLFGDATFRNTLLTTLTFTLGTTAISVSLGWALAMLCAFAPVHTTPFRGMMFVTFGISEAVSGYMWLNILRPDKAGMLNAFIGIFSPGFTHSWLGDPNTALWALIFVASWSGVGLPLMLCFAAVQSIPKTVLEAAYMDGAKPTSIMRHIMMPLSLPGVRVAVFINLLGALRAFDIIYVMTGGGPVRATETVGYFMYRESMTQFKLGYGAAATVVLLIAVLVISIPAIIQRTAGAK from the coding sequence ATGGAACAAACTGTCGCTCATCACGCGGCAGGCCCTGCGGGGACTTCCTCCCCCAAGGGTGGTGGGCGGCTCCGGCTGCCCGCCACCCGCGGCTTTCGCCTCAAGGACGCGCCAGCCGCCTGGCTGCTGATCGCGCCCGTCATCGTGCTGTTCGGAATATCGGTGATCTATCCATTGATCGACACCATCCGGCTGTCGTTTTTCGACATCAAGGGACTGGCGCCGGCCAAATGGGTCGGCCTGGGAAACTATGTTACACTCTTCGGTGACGCGACGTTCCGCAACACGCTGCTGACGACGCTGACCTTCACGCTGGGCACCACCGCGATCTCGGTGAGCCTTGGCTGGGCGCTGGCCATGCTGTGCGCCTTTGCACCCGTTCACACCACGCCCTTCCGCGGCATGATGTTCGTGACCTTCGGCATTTCCGAGGCCGTGTCGGGCTATATGTGGCTCAACATCCTGCGGCCCGACAAGGCCGGGATGCTCAACGCCTTTATCGGAATTTTCTCGCCCGGCTTTACCCATTCCTGGCTGGGCGACCCCAATACTGCCTTGTGGGCGCTGATCTTCGTCGCGTCTTGGAGCGGCGTCGGATTGCCGCTGATGCTGTGCTTTGCCGCGGTACAATCCATCCCCAAGACGGTACTGGAAGCCGCCTATATGGATGGCGCCAAGCCGACATCGATCATGCGGCATATCATGATGCCGCTATCGCTGCCGGGCGTGCGCGTTGCTGTCTTCATCAACCTGCTCGGTGCGTTGCGCGCTTTCGACATCATCTACGTGATGACTGGCGGCGGACCGGTCCGCGCCACCGAAACGGTCGGCTATTTCATGTACCGGGAGTCGATGACGCAGTTCAAACTCGGCTATGGCGCCGCCGCCACGGTGGTGCTGCTGATTGCGGTGCTCGTGATCTCCATACCGGCCATCATCCAGCGTACGGCAGGTGCCAAATGA